The DNA segment GCTGAACGGCCACGCCCGGCTGTCGGAGGATCTGGACGAGGTACGCCACTGGGCCACCCGGATCGCCGCACGGTACATGGGCGAGGAGCGCGCCGAGGAGTTCGGCGCCCGCAACGGCGTGCCGGGCGAACTGCTGGTCAGAGCCACCATCGACCGTGTGGTGGCGCTGAAGGACATGACGGACTGAAGGGCGGGGCTCAGCCGACCGAGTCGAGGAGCCGGGCGGTGTGCATCCGCCCGGCGTACTCGACGAGGCTGATGAGCACTTCCTTGCCGGAGTCCCGGTCGCGCGCGTCGCACAGGACCACGGGTGTGCCCTGGTCCAGGTCGAGGGCGCGGTTGACGTCGCGGGCACCGTAGGAGCGCGCCCCGGGGAAGCAGTTGACGGCCACGACGAACGGGATGCGCCGGTGTTCGAAGTAGTCGACCGCCGGAAAGCAGTCCTCCAGCCGCCGGGTGTCCGCCAGGACCACGGCGCCGAGGGCGCCCTGCGACAGCTCGTCCCACAGGAACCAGAAGCGGTCCTGGCCCGGCGTCCCGAAGAGGTACAGGGAGAGGCCGGAGCGGATGGTGATGCGTCCGAAGTCCATGGCCACGGTCGTGGTGACCTTGTGGTCCACGCCGTCCGTGTCGTCCACCGACTGACCTGCTTCGCTGAGCAGTTCCTCGGTGCGCAGCGGCCGGATCTCGCTGACGGCCCCGACCAGGGTCGTCTTGCCGACGCCGAATCCGCCGGCGACAAGTATCTTCAGCGCCAGGGCGGACGTGTCGCCGGCGGCGTCGGAGTGCTCAGAGGCCATGATCACTTCTCTCGGGAGGGCCGGCTGCGGTCGATGGACCCGGGGACGAAGTCAGCATGATGACAACTCCGGCGCCACGGCGCGGGCTCGGACTGAATTGCATCTGATGTGACCGACTCGCGCCCGGATGGTTGCCGAATACGTGCGGATCGGCGTGTGGGGCGACGCCCGTTCGGGCGCGAACGTTCATCTACAGAGCCCGCAATCCGGCGATGACCTCGCGCAGAATCCGTTCGTCGGGCAGGTGCGCCGGAGGGACCGGGCGGCTGACGGTGACACGGCCCATCTCCAGGAGGTCGCCGAGGAGCACCCTGACCACGCCGACGGGGAGGTCCGCGTCCGCCGCGAGTTCGGCGACCGACTGTGTCTCCGTGCGGCACAGGTCGATCAGTGTTCGGTGTTCGGGGCCGAGCGCGGTGTCGTCGTCCGCCGCCGCTGCGACGGGGTCGAGGGCGACGAGCGCGATCAGGTCGAAGCGCACTCCGGTGGGGCCCGGCTGGGTGCGCCCGCCGGTCATGGCGTAGGGGCGGACCAGCGGCCCGGCCTCGCCGTCGTACCACTGGCTGCCCTGCTCACGCGGGCCGTCGATCGGGATGTCGGTCATCCGTGCCGGTTCTTTCCGGCTCATCCGGCCGCGGGCGGCTGGGCACCCACGCGGGGTGCCGTGTAGAGGTGCTCGCCCACCCGCTTGACCAGACGTGCCATCTCGTAGGCGACCAGGCCGATGTCGGCGGTGACCGCGGTCAGGAGGGCGAGGCAGGAGCCGTCGCCGGCGGCGGCCACGAAGAGGAAGGCGTCGTCCATCTCCACCATCGTCTGGCGCACGCCGCCCGCCCCGAAGTGCCGGCCGGCACCCTTGGCGAGGCTGTTGAAGCCGGAGGCCACGGCGGCGAGATGTTCCGCGTCCTCGCGCGCGAGGCCGGTGGATGCGCCGACGGCCAGGCCGTCGTTGGACAGCACGACGGCGTGTCGTACCTCGCTCACCCGCATCACCAGGTCGTCCAGCAGCCAGTCGAGTTCACCGGGCCGCTGGGCACCTCTCATGTTCGGGTCCTGGATCATGCCGGGTCTCCTTCATCACTGTCACTGCCCGTTCCGGGTTCCGGGGCGGCGCCGCGACCGGGCCGTCTGCCCCCGCCGCGTGCCCAGCCGTCGCGGTAGGCCGCCATGCGGTCCCGTACGAGTTCGGGGGTGCGCCGGTCGTCGTCGCGCGAAGCGTGTTCGGGCGCCGGTTCGTCGGGGCGCTGCCGGCGGAGCTGGGGGACGAGGCTCGCCTGGCGCACGCGGCGCGGGAGGTCCTCGGAGGACTCGGGATCGTCCGGGGGCCGGTGCAGCCTCAGCGTGGTGACTCCCGGAGGCGGGGGCTCGTGCGCCGGGGCCGAAGGGGCCGGAACCGAGGGAGTGGGGGCCGATGGGGCCGAGGCGGTGACCGTCAGGGCGGGCCGGCCTGCCTGTGCCCTGACCGCGGCCGGCGGCGGGGGTATGTCGGGTACGCGCGCGTACCCGTCTTCCCGCTCCGGGTGTTCCCGCGCTTCCTGGGCGGGGCGTTCCGCGGACCCGTTGTGCAGCAGGGCGGTGGGCAGCAGTACGACGGCGGTGGTGCCCCCGTAGGGGGAGGTACGCAGGTGCACCCTGATGCCGTGCCGGGCAGCGAGCCTGCTGACCACGAACAGTCCGAGACGG comes from the Streptomyces sp. NBC_00820 genome and includes:
- a CDS encoding GTP-binding protein yields the protein MASEHSDAAGDTSALALKILVAGGFGVGKTTLVGAVSEIRPLRTEELLSEAGQSVDDTDGVDHKVTTTVAMDFGRITIRSGLSLYLFGTPGQDRFWFLWDELSQGALGAVVLADTRRLEDCFPAVDYFEHRRIPFVVAVNCFPGARSYGARDVNRALDLDQGTPVVLCDARDRDSGKEVLISLVEYAGRMHTARLLDSVG
- a CDS encoding DUF742 domain-containing protein → MTDIPIDGPREQGSQWYDGEAGPLVRPYAMTGGRTQPGPTGVRFDLIALVALDPVAAAADDDTALGPEHRTLIDLCRTETQSVAELAADADLPVGVVRVLLGDLLEMGRVTVSRPVPPAHLPDERILREVIAGLRAL
- a CDS encoding roadblock/LC7 domain-containing protein gives rise to the protein MIQDPNMRGAQRPGELDWLLDDLVMRVSEVRHAVVLSNDGLAVGASTGLAREDAEHLAAVASGFNSLAKGAGRHFGAGGVRQTMVEMDDAFLFVAAAGDGSCLALLTAVTADIGLVAYEMARLVKRVGEHLYTAPRVGAQPPAAG